The Fortiea contorta PCC 7126 genome has a segment encoding these proteins:
- a CDS encoding carotenoid oxygenase family protein, protein MTVSTNKAWSKAFTQPATEFPPTELPILTGQIPPALRGTLYRNGPGRLERGGMRMGHWFDGDGAILAVNFTDAGATGLYRYVQTVGYKAEAAADKLLYGNYGMTAPGIIWNQWLKPVKNAANTSVLALPDKLLALWEGGKPHALDLQTLETWGEDDLGGLTPGCNYSAHYKQDAHTGEIFNFGVSPGLNATLNIYKSNTTGEIIQKATYQIDGVPLIHDFVLAGQYLIFFIPPVRLNLLPILLGMNSYSDALQWQPHIGTQIWVIDRENLSLVSRGETEPWFQWHFANGYVDNSGAAIIDLARYEDFSTNQYLKEVATGKTHTIAKSQFSRINLNPQTARVIAIEQLLEQHCEFPSVPQTDIGKAARYTYMSGFRSGTDISQEILNAIARFDHKTHTLTTADFGENRYPSEPVSVGDWVITVVYDGNSDCSEVWVFESDRLDQEPVCRLQLPSVIPPSFHGTWKPA, encoded by the coding sequence ATGACAGTTTCCACCAACAAAGCTTGGTCAAAAGCATTTACTCAACCAGCTACAGAATTTCCTCCTACTGAGTTACCAATCCTCACCGGACAAATCCCTCCAGCTTTACGAGGTACCCTCTACCGCAATGGCCCAGGACGGCTAGAACGAGGTGGAATGCGGATGGGACACTGGTTTGATGGAGATGGAGCAATTCTCGCAGTTAATTTCACCGACGCAGGAGCTACAGGATTATATCGCTACGTGCAAACTGTAGGCTACAAAGCAGAAGCAGCCGCAGATAAGTTGCTGTACGGTAACTATGGCATGACTGCACCAGGAATCATCTGGAATCAATGGCTCAAACCAGTCAAGAACGCCGCCAATACCTCAGTTTTGGCACTTCCTGATAAACTTTTAGCACTATGGGAAGGCGGTAAACCCCACGCTTTAGATTTGCAAACCTTAGAAACTTGGGGCGAAGATGATTTAGGTGGATTAACTCCAGGATGCAACTATTCTGCACACTACAAGCAAGATGCACATACAGGGGAAATTTTCAACTTTGGTGTCAGTCCTGGGTTAAATGCAACATTAAATATCTATAAAAGCAACACCACTGGCGAAATTATCCAGAAAGCAACATATCAAATAGACGGAGTACCGCTGATACACGACTTTGTTTTAGCAGGACAGTATTTAATCTTCTTCATTCCTCCAGTGCGGTTGAATCTGCTACCGATTCTTTTGGGGATGAACAGCTACAGTGATGCGCTACAATGGCAACCGCACATAGGCACTCAAATTTGGGTAATTGATCGTGAAAACCTGTCTCTAGTTAGTCGTGGAGAAACAGAGCCTTGGTTTCAGTGGCACTTTGCTAATGGTTATGTGGATAATAGCGGTGCAGCGATTATTGATCTAGCTCGGTATGAAGATTTTAGCACTAATCAGTATCTCAAAGAAGTAGCCACAGGTAAAACTCATACTATCGCTAAAAGTCAATTTTCACGAATAAATCTCAATCCCCAAACCGCAAGAGTAATAGCCATCGAGCAATTATTAGAGCAACATTGTGAATTTCCCAGTGTACCTCAGACAGATATTGGCAAAGCTGCTCGGTACACATACATGTCGGGATTTCGTTCAGGAACAGATATTAGCCAAGAAATATTAAATGCGATCGCCCGCTTCGACCACAAGACCCATACCCTCACCACAGCAGATTTTGGCGAAAATCGCTATCCTTCAGAACCCGTCTCCGTTGGAGATTGGGTAATCACAGTCGTGTATGATGGCAATTCTGATTGTAGCGAAGTTTGGGTATTTGAGAGCGATCGCCTAGACCAAGAACCAGTCTGCAGACTCCAATTACCCAGCGTCATACCTCCTAGCTTCCACGGTACCTGGAAACCAGCGTAA
- a CDS encoding YgfZ/GcvT domain-containing protein — MSTSTIDAKDVAAIQATSVGVAVYDRSHWGRISVGDSDRLRFLHNQSTNDFQSLQPGQGCDTVMVTSTARTIDLVTAYVLDDAVLLLTSSNRREFLLQWLDRYIFFADKVQLTDITAQTATFSLIGPGSDAIIAHLGAGTIIGQPDGNHILVDKLRVAVGSGLASPGYTLIFPVGDKQQLWNQILALGAVELSDRTWEMLRILQGRPAPEAELTDDYNPLEVGLWQSISFNKGCYIGQETIARLNTYKGVKQHLWGIKLSAPAEVGTVITLGDEKIGKLTSYTPTTDGYFGLGYIRTKAGGVGLKVQVGETAAQIVEIPFVSHEYP; from the coding sequence ATGTCAACATCCACAATTGACGCTAAAGACGTAGCCGCCATACAAGCTACAAGTGTAGGGGTTGCTGTATACGATCGCTCTCATTGGGGGCGAATCAGTGTTGGTGATAGCGATCGCCTGCGTTTTCTCCACAATCAAAGCACTAACGATTTTCAAAGTCTCCAGCCCGGACAAGGTTGTGATACCGTGATGGTGACATCCACCGCTCGCACCATTGATTTAGTAACTGCTTACGTTCTAGATGACGCGGTGTTGCTGTTGACTTCATCCAATCGCCGAGAATTTCTCTTACAATGGCTGGATCGTTATATCTTTTTTGCCGATAAAGTACAATTAACCGATATCACCGCCCAAACCGCCACTTTCAGCTTAATCGGCCCAGGAAGCGACGCCATAATCGCACATTTGGGAGCCGGAACAATTATCGGTCAGCCTGATGGTAATCACATTTTAGTTGATAAACTGCGCGTAGCCGTGGGTAGTGGCTTGGCGTCCCCTGGATACACCCTCATTTTTCCAGTTGGTGACAAACAACAGTTGTGGAACCAAATTTTAGCATTGGGTGCTGTAGAGTTGAGCGATCGCACCTGGGAAATGTTGCGAATCTTACAAGGGCGTCCCGCTCCCGAAGCCGAATTGACTGACGATTATAATCCTTTGGAAGTCGGCTTATGGCAAAGTATTTCCTTCAACAAAGGTTGCTATATCGGTCAAGAAACCATCGCCCGTCTCAACACATATAAAGGTGTCAAACAACACCTGTGGGGAATTAAACTCAGTGCTCCTGCGGAAGTGGGGACAGTGATTACCTTGGGAGACGAAAAAATCGGCAAACTCACCAGTTACACACCCACCACTGACGGTTACTTTGGCTTAGGTTACATCCGCACCAAAGCTGGTGGTGTCGGCTTAAAAGTACAAGTAGGAGAAACAGCAGCCCAAATTGTTGAGATTCCGTTTGTTTCCCATGAATATCCGTAA
- a CDS encoding response regulator produces MKTLPISRYRFFQKLQPLSLLKRITNKSVTGCLQVFSASGSWSLYIEEGRLIYACYSEQMFEPIYRHLQQLSQQVSTLPRGIHEQLRAIFETGIDHQAIPNPDYLAICWLVNQKYISPAQAAILIEQLSLEVLKSFLKIEEGTYEFIPESFLDDLPKFCRLNLRLLVEQCQKLAHTSAKEPVSSTAPSPQKNQTPVSQGRSSQFSRQTPPPSAIKNAPAPPRTNNRATQYAHKITNFSNPPDSHLQVVPPQSTNKKPYTIFCIDDSPVVLSTIKSFLDEQIFSVIGVTDSLKALMAILRTKPDLILLDVAMPNLDGYELCSLLRKHSNFKNTPIIIVTGKTGLIDRAKAKMVRASGYLSKPFNQGDLLKVIFQHIV; encoded by the coding sequence ATGAAGACACTTCCTATTAGTAGATATAGATTTTTTCAAAAGCTACAACCTCTATCTTTATTGAAAAGAATAACTAATAAATCTGTAACAGGGTGCTTACAAGTCTTTAGTGCGTCTGGTTCTTGGTCACTATACATCGAAGAAGGTAGATTGATTTATGCCTGTTATTCAGAACAAATGTTTGAGCCGATTTACAGACATCTACAACAGCTAAGTCAACAAGTTTCTACACTTCCTAGAGGAATTCATGAGCAGTTGCGGGCAATATTTGAAACAGGGATCGATCATCAAGCCATACCGAATCCAGATTATCTGGCTATTTGTTGGTTAGTTAACCAAAAATATATTAGCCCTGCTCAAGCAGCAATATTAATAGAGCAATTATCACTAGAAGTCCTCAAGTCGTTTCTCAAAATAGAAGAAGGGACTTACGAATTTATTCCCGAAAGCTTTTTAGATGACTTACCTAAATTTTGTCGTTTAAATCTCCGCTTACTAGTAGAACAATGTCAAAAATTGGCACACACCAGCGCCAAAGAGCCTGTTTCATCAACCGCGCCATCTCCACAAAAAAATCAGACGCCTGTTTCTCAAGGAAGAAGCTCGCAATTTTCGCGCCAAACACCACCCCCATCAGCAATCAAAAATGCTCCAGCGCCACCACGAACTAATAATCGAGCCACTCAATATGCTCACAAAATTACGAACTTCAGCAACCCTCCCGACTCACATTTACAAGTAGTTCCTCCACAATCTACTAATAAAAAACCTTATACAATTTTCTGTATTGATGACAGTCCAGTTGTATTGAGCACAATTAAAAGTTTTTTAGACGAACAAATATTTTCCGTGATTGGGGTTACTGATTCTTTAAAAGCTTTAATGGCCATTCTCCGCACCAAGCCAGACTTAATTTTATTAGATGTGGCGATGCCAAATTTAGACGGTTATGAATTATGTTCTTTATTACGTAAGCATTCTAATTTTAAAAACACGCCAATAATTATAGTCACAGGAAAAACAGGATTGATCGATAGAGCGAAAGCGAAAATGGTGAGAGCTTCGGGCTATCTGAGCAAGCCTTTTAACCAAGGGGATTTATTAAAAGTTATCTTTCAGCATATCGTGTGA